In one window of Silvanigrella paludirubra DNA:
- the era gene encoding GTPase Era, whose amino-acid sequence MIKKCGYVALLGRPNAGKSTFLNAFLGAKLAVVSNKPQTTRNKILGVSTEGNSQALLLDTPGIHKSQGLPKMNQVMNKVAWSVLSDADLVCYLIDVTQGWSEDDALWLEGILKKFDKKLLVLATKTDKVKIEEVEHGRLNIVNRFQNLFEGIKASSEIKCQLIGEVPQLISSKRPEEISSLRQFILSQMPEGEWLFGEDDLTDRPQRFVCAEIIREQIFRQLGQELPYKIAVVIDIFEHKNNVTNISATIIVDRDSQKGIVIGKRGSRLKSIGTDARISLERHLEKKVFLELFVKVKPGWTENLNMLSEYADLQDPNDAN is encoded by the coding sequence ATGATAAAAAAATGCGGATACGTGGCTCTTTTAGGTAGACCAAATGCAGGAAAGAGTACCTTTCTAAACGCCTTTTTAGGTGCAAAACTTGCCGTTGTAAGTAACAAACCACAAACAACAAGAAATAAAATATTAGGAGTCAGTACAGAAGGAAATAGCCAAGCACTTCTTTTAGACACCCCTGGGATTCATAAATCTCAAGGTCTTCCTAAAATGAATCAAGTCATGAATAAAGTTGCGTGGAGTGTCCTCAGTGATGCCGACTTAGTTTGTTATTTAATTGATGTAACGCAAGGCTGGTCGGAAGACGACGCTCTTTGGCTCGAAGGCATATTAAAAAAATTCGATAAAAAGCTTCTTGTCCTTGCAACTAAGACAGATAAGGTTAAGATAGAAGAAGTAGAGCACGGTAGGTTAAATATTGTAAATCGATTCCAAAACCTTTTTGAAGGAATTAAGGCGTCGTCTGAAATAAAATGTCAACTTATTGGAGAAGTGCCTCAATTAATCTCATCTAAGAGACCAGAGGAAATTTCATCATTAAGGCAGTTCATTTTATCGCAGATGCCTGAAGGTGAGTGGCTATTTGGAGAAGATGATCTTACAGATAGACCGCAACGTTTTGTTTGCGCAGAAATAATTCGCGAACAAATTTTCCGTCAACTTGGTCAGGAATTACCATATAAAATAGCAGTTGTTATTGATATATTTGAGCATAAAAATAATGTAACAAATATTTCTGCAACTATTATTGTGGATCGTGATTCCCAAAAAGGAATCGTAATTGGTAAGCGTGGTTCACGTCTAAAAAGTATTGGAACTGATGCAAGAATTTCCTTGGAAAGGCACCTTGAAAAAAAGGTATTTCTAGAACTTTTTGTTAAAGTAAAACCAGGTTGGACCGAAAATTTAAATATGCTTTCAGAATATGCTGACTTGCAAGATCCTAATGACGCTAATTAA
- the eat gene encoding ethanolamine permease, whose translation MDYSAPKLKPVLGTFQLWGIAVGLVISGEYFGWSYGWGTAGTLGFLVTTAIISVMYFTFIFSFTELTTAIPHAGGPFAYANRAFGPVGGFIAGFATLVEFLFAPPAIALAIGAYLNVQFPDLSAKWIATFCYFVFMILNIVGVSIAATFELFVTILAIIELIVFMGIVSPGFSITNFIHAGWAGENHFSFHTIGGILAAIPFAIWFFLAIEGAAMAAEEVKNPKKTIPIAYIAGILTLILLAIGVMIFAGGVGDWRKLSNINDPLPEAMRVVVGQKSGWLHMLVWLGLFGLVASFHGIIMGYSRQIFALGREGFLPKFLAKIHPTFKTPYIAIIAGGIFGIGIIFSDNLIVIGGQSLSANIVTMSVFGAIIMYITSMLSLFKLRSKEPSLERPFLTPFYPIFPLIALVLSFVCLLSLIYFNLLLSIIFLGLFVLSGLYSFLFYKEKPNEKNKANLLA comes from the coding sequence ATGGATTATTCAGCACCAAAACTGAAACCTGTTTTGGGAACTTTTCAACTTTGGGGAATTGCTGTTGGACTTGTTATTTCTGGTGAATATTTTGGTTGGAGTTATGGTTGGGGAACAGCTGGAACGTTAGGGTTTTTAGTAACTACAGCAATTATTTCAGTTATGTATTTCACATTTATATTTAGTTTTACTGAACTTACTACCGCTATTCCTCATGCTGGTGGTCCATTTGCTTATGCAAATAGAGCGTTTGGACCTGTAGGCGGTTTTATTGCAGGTTTTGCAACATTGGTTGAATTTTTATTTGCTCCTCCAGCTATTGCTTTAGCGATTGGTGCTTATTTAAATGTTCAATTTCCAGATTTAAGCGCAAAATGGATAGCAACATTTTGTTACTTTGTTTTTATGATTCTTAATATTGTTGGAGTTAGTATTGCAGCTACATTTGAACTTTTTGTAACTATTTTAGCAATAATAGAATTAATTGTATTTATGGGAATCGTTTCTCCAGGTTTTTCGATTACAAACTTTATTCATGCAGGCTGGGCTGGTGAGAATCATTTTAGTTTTCATACTATTGGAGGAATATTGGCAGCCATTCCATTTGCTATCTGGTTTTTCTTAGCAATTGAAGGGGCTGCGATGGCAGCGGAAGAAGTTAAAAATCCTAAAAAAACAATTCCAATAGCATATATAGCAGGAATTTTAACACTTATCTTATTAGCTATTGGAGTTATGATTTTTGCTGGAGGTGTAGGTGATTGGAGAAAATTATCGAACATAAATGATCCTCTTCCAGAAGCAATGCGCGTTGTTGTAGGGCAAAAAAGCGGTTGGTTGCATATGCTAGTTTGGTTAGGATTATTTGGTTTAGTAGCATCTTTTCATGGCATCATTATGGGCTATTCTAGACAAATATTTGCTTTAGGAAGAGAAGGATTCTTACCTAAATTTTTAGCAAAAATTCATCCCACATTTAAAACCCCATATATAGCAATTATTGCTGGTGGAATTTTTGGGATTGGAATTATATTTAGTGATAATTTAATTGTAATTGGTGGACAATCTTTAAGCGCAAATATAGTAACAATGTCTGTTTTTGGTGCTATTATAATGTATATAACTTCAATGTTATCATTATTCAAATTAAGATCTAAAGAACCAAGTTTAGAGAGACCTTTTTTAACTCCATTTTATCCTATTTTTCCATTAATTGCTTTAGTGTTATCTTTTGTATGTTTATTATCATTAATTTATTTTAATTTATTACTATCGATTATATTTTTAGGTTTATTTGTTTTAAGTGGATTATATTCATTTTTATTTTATAAAGAGAAACCAAATGAAAAAAACAAAGCTAATCTTCTAGCTTAA
- a CDS encoding ribonuclease III family protein: MLEKRLTLLRSHFRELNFAKLSRVFPQIEANIDKLGEIQEYRYQDKKLAAISLVHRSSLVYWPTDKSGVFSNERLEFLGDAFLSFFIASEAMIEHKSLQEGDLSRLRAALVGTENLALKSRDLGIGDCLLVGKAEMNSNPQRRDNVLADAFEAVTAALLLDAGEDKAHSWLLKVFAEDLKAGQDILLKFDSKSKLQQWTQGIIGVPPVYRTIGTEGTPQETFFIVAAFIGNTEIGRATAASKRDASKKVAELIVEKIETGKLTKEMIISFFGREK, from the coding sequence ATGCTGGAAAAACGACTTACGCTTTTAAGGTCTCATTTTCGTGAGCTAAATTTTGCTAAATTAAGCCGAGTTTTTCCACAAATAGAAGCAAATATAGATAAGCTTGGAGAAATTCAAGAATATAGATATCAAGATAAAAAATTAGCTGCCATTTCTTTAGTACACCGATCCTCTTTAGTTTATTGGCCAACAGATAAATCTGGTGTCTTTTCAAATGAAAGACTCGAGTTTTTAGGAGACGCTTTTTTAAGCTTTTTTATAGCTTCTGAGGCTATGATTGAGCATAAGTCTTTGCAAGAAGGTGATCTTTCAAGATTAAGAGCTGCTTTAGTAGGAACTGAAAATCTTGCTTTAAAAAGTAGGGATCTTGGTATAGGTGATTGTTTGCTTGTTGGTAAAGCTGAAATGAATTCCAATCCTCAGAGAAGAGATAACGTTTTAGCTGATGCTTTTGAAGCGGTTACAGCGGCTTTACTTCTAGATGCTGGAGAAGACAAAGCCCATTCGTGGCTTCTCAAAGTTTTTGCAGAGGATTTAAAAGCTGGCCAAGATATTCTTTTAAAGTTTGATTCAAAAAGTAAACTTCAGCAATGGACTCAAGGAATAATCGGGGTTCCACCTGTGTATAGAACAATTGGAACGGAAGGCACTCCTCAAGAAACTTTTTTTATTGTCGCTGCTTTTATAGGCAATACGGAAATAGGTAGAGCAACTGCCGCTAGTAAAAGAGATGCAAGTAAGAAAGTTGCTGAACTCATTGTAGAAAAAATAGAAACAGGAAAGCTAACAAAAGAAATGATTATAAGTTTTTTTGGAAGGGAAAAATGA
- a CDS encoding MBL fold metallo-hydrolase has translation MAQVHSRVKYQRKSNDSMKENSTQTEQFVTFWGTRGTIPITNENMLKYGGNTSCVEVISIKNNINKSIILDAGTGIIKCSENALLRGDRVFHLFMSHMHYDHIIGLTKFIPFFREDCEIHIYGQAKFGNSLKEIFQRFFSAPFFPVEFFQLPALNKIHFHELNGIKNIQIDDIFVEIQPLNHPQEALAYKIWDFNKINCVVYATDHEHGTRKDLDLEKFIKNSNLFIYDSTYSDSNYKNYIGWGHSTAAAGATLAKNSGVKYYGIFHHDPASTDEYLETKILVEAQAIFKNSFLTAEFQTINISELNTLLTNK, from the coding sequence GTGGCCCAAGTCCATAGCAGGGTCAAATATCAGAGAAAATCTAATGATTCAATGAAAGAAAACTCTACTCAAACAGAACAATTTGTTACTTTTTGGGGGACTAGAGGTACTATTCCAATAACGAATGAAAATATGTTAAAATACGGCGGAAATACGTCTTGTGTTGAAGTGATATCCATTAAAAATAATATAAATAAATCAATAATTTTAGATGCAGGGACAGGCATTATAAAATGCTCTGAAAACGCACTATTACGTGGAGACAGGGTTTTTCACCTTTTCATGAGCCACATGCATTATGATCATATCATAGGATTAACAAAATTCATCCCTTTTTTTAGGGAAGATTGTGAAATACATATATATGGTCAAGCAAAATTTGGTAACTCTTTAAAAGAAATATTTCAACGTTTTTTTTCAGCTCCTTTTTTTCCTGTTGAATTTTTCCAATTACCCGCTCTAAATAAGATCCATTTTCATGAATTAAATGGAATTAAAAACATTCAAATTGATGATATTTTTGTTGAAATCCAACCTCTTAATCACCCTCAAGAAGCACTAGCTTATAAAATTTGGGATTTTAATAAAATAAATTGTGTAGTTTATGCAACAGATCACGAACATGGAACACGAAAAGATTTAGATCTTGAAAAATTTATTAAAAATTCAAACTTGTTTATTTATGATTCAACATATTCTGATAGTAATTATAAAAATTATATTGGATGGGGACATTCAACGGCTGCTGCTGGAGCAACTTTAGCAAAAAATTCAGGTGTGAAATATTATGGAATATTTCATCACGATCCTGCAAGTACAGATGAATACCTTGAGACAAAAATTTTAGTCGAAGCACAAGCTATTTTTAAAAACAGCTTCCTAACTGCAGAGTTCCAAACCATAAATATCAGTGAGCTAAATACGTTATTGACGAATAAGTGA
- the mnmA gene encoding tRNA 2-thiouridine(34) synthase MnmA has protein sequence MKKRVLIAMSGGVDSSVAAALLVENGYDVIGVTMQLWDYSKNESSCDPNSKFDTCCSLDDVADARLVAHKLGIPFYVFDYQDDFKENVVDYFTDEYLKGRTPNPCVACNTFLKFDHLLDRAQRLGCDYVATGHYAKIQYDEIYDEYKLLKGLDSQKDQSYFLYSLTQERLSKVLFPVGGLSKPEVREIAEKYGLVNAAKKESMEICFIPNNDYAKFISNRVQDSDLIKGEIRHEEGQLLGTHDGIHQFTVGQRKGLKISYANPLYVTRIDSETGTVFAGEDKYLLRSGFSFKQFHMVRNFGSEIDFEVKIRYRSAPCKAILEKNGDFVTLRFQTPQKSVTPGQIAVLYKDNEVVGGGFIDKVFI, from the coding sequence ATGAAAAAACGTGTACTTATAGCAATGTCTGGAGGAGTTGATAGCTCCGTTGCCGCTGCACTTTTAGTTGAAAATGGTTACGATGTTATTGGTGTTACAATGCAACTTTGGGATTATTCTAAGAATGAATCTAGTTGTGATCCAAATAGCAAATTTGATACATGCTGTAGTTTAGATGATGTTGCAGATGCTAGATTAGTCGCTCATAAATTAGGAATTCCTTTTTATGTTTTTGATTATCAAGATGATTTTAAAGAAAATGTAGTAGACTATTTTACAGACGAATATTTAAAAGGTCGTACTCCAAATCCTTGTGTAGCCTGTAATACTTTTCTTAAATTTGATCATCTTTTAGATAGAGCTCAAAGGCTGGGTTGTGATTATGTTGCAACTGGGCATTATGCAAAAATACAATATGATGAAATTTATGATGAATATAAATTACTAAAAGGTCTTGATTCTCAAAAAGATCAAAGCTATTTTTTATATTCACTCACTCAAGAAAGGCTTTCAAAAGTCCTTTTTCCAGTTGGTGGGTTATCAAAACCCGAAGTTAGAGAAATTGCTGAAAAATATGGCCTGGTAAATGCAGCAAAAAAAGAAAGCATGGAAATATGCTTTATTCCTAACAACGACTATGCAAAGTTTATTTCTAATCGAGTTCAAGATTCTGATTTAATTAAAGGTGAGATTCGTCATGAAGAGGGGCAATTATTGGGCACCCATGATGGTATTCATCAGTTTACTGTTGGGCAAAGAAAAGGTCTTAAAATATCTTATGCTAACCCTCTTTACGTTACCCGAATAGATTCTGAAACAGGGACGGTTTTTGCGGGAGAAGATAAATACCTGCTTCGTTCTGGTTTTTCCTTTAAACAGTTTCATATGGTTCGAAATTTTGGCTCAGAAATAGATTTTGAAGTTAAAATTCGTTACCGTTCTGCCCCATGCAAAGCAATTTTAGAAAAAAATGGTGATTTTGTGACTCTTCGGTTTCAAACCCCCCAAAAGTCCGTAACACCTGGACAAATAGCTGTTTTGTATAAAGACAATGAGGTTGTAGGGGGCGGTTTTATTGATAAGGTCTTTATCTGA
- a CDS encoding DUF6178 family protein — MFMRLTPKNLSQEIEPISDFHLKNELIEGNRVAWKPANLESPLAPALLDIDWLTAQPLLPFIAQIAPAHLLYRSIMAHGMEDSIEVIEWVRGEQLQKILDFDLWENSFEFQEGDISASKFLSWLRIWMEIGPEFAAKRILELEEETIVLIISKLFEIIPDGVSQVTEDMRENWWQSADNKFFLRIRDDSSDSFELLKPFVDALYQYNARIAASVFAHSAMLVRQESLEFGLRWKSARLADQGFVSKEEALKILAPKKLEFIKQSIHEAKLLEKKRKETLEKMSSYSLSNENKETIDPDLFENIVLFLSSLEPEEGVRYMQLALGSDELKEITGSQNIDPSYFYEDEDFIAESTEKIIQICNKVLLRSEFLNSKVIHSNSLLIEKAFYEFMKKDSENAIYLKDRVARLSNIFVSGIMNSIDNDALGRAISIVRGVLNIGLESCLVNPTDYGLEFDKNTTDIDKSITCIQVLGLEYLFQLGWNIILSLQKELAKEITDIDLNHIVYKGKLKTIRKISLSDSSVLEIYLDKLVENQRYPDIRFWLSSIESTISVELFLVLESFFGRVPMYSELLSVDKIIGAKKVSPIFKPFETLQEIKSAKEFIHNFHHNIVME, encoded by the coding sequence ATGTTCATGCGTCTTACGCCAAAAAATTTATCTCAAGAAATTGAACCTATAAGCGATTTTCATCTAAAAAATGAGCTTATAGAGGGGAATCGTGTTGCTTGGAAACCGGCAAACCTTGAAAGTCCCCTAGCGCCTGCTTTGCTGGATATTGATTGGCTTACCGCACAGCCGTTATTGCCTTTTATTGCTCAAATAGCTCCTGCGCATTTGCTTTATAGAAGTATAATGGCACATGGCATGGAAGATTCCATTGAAGTGATTGAATGGGTTCGCGGAGAACAGCTTCAAAAAATACTTGATTTTGATTTGTGGGAAAACTCTTTTGAATTTCAAGAGGGCGATATTTCTGCCAGTAAGTTTTTATCTTGGCTAAGAATTTGGATGGAAATTGGCCCAGAATTCGCAGCAAAACGAATTCTTGAACTTGAAGAAGAAACAATAGTCCTTATTATATCTAAATTATTTGAAATTATCCCAGATGGGGTTTCTCAAGTAACAGAAGATATGAGAGAAAATTGGTGGCAATCTGCAGATAATAAATTCTTTTTAAGAATCCGTGATGATAGCAGTGATTCTTTTGAGCTATTAAAACCTTTTGTAGATGCATTATATCAATATAATGCTCGAATTGCTGCTTCTGTATTTGCCCATTCTGCTATGCTTGTTCGTCAAGAGTCTTTAGAATTTGGATTACGCTGGAAATCAGCTCGTTTGGCGGATCAGGGGTTTGTGTCTAAAGAAGAAGCTTTAAAAATTCTTGCTCCTAAAAAACTTGAATTTATTAAACAATCTATTCATGAAGCAAAATTACTTGAGAAAAAAAGAAAAGAAACATTAGAAAAAATGTCTTCTTATTCTTTATCTAATGAAAATAAAGAGACTATCGATCCCGATTTATTTGAAAATATTGTACTCTTTTTGTCTAGCTTAGAACCTGAAGAAGGTGTGCGTTATATGCAGCTTGCTTTAGGTAGTGATGAACTAAAAGAAATTACAGGATCACAAAATATTGATCCTTCTTATTTTTATGAGGATGAAGATTTCATTGCGGAGTCAACTGAAAAAATAATTCAAATTTGTAATAAAGTTTTATTGCGTTCTGAGTTTTTAAACTCTAAAGTAATACACAGTAATAGCCTTTTAATTGAAAAGGCATTTTACGAGTTTATGAAAAAAGATTCAGAAAATGCAATTTATTTAAAAGATCGTGTTGCAAGATTATCAAATATTTTTGTTTCAGGTATTATGAATTCTATTGATAATGATGCTTTAGGTCGCGCAATATCAATTGTTCGTGGAGTATTAAATATTGGTCTTGAAAGTTGTTTAGTTAATCCAACTGATTATGGTTTAGAGTTTGATAAAAATACAACTGATATAGATAAAAGTATTACTTGTATTCAAGTTCTTGGGCTTGAATATTTATTTCAATTAGGTTGGAATATTATATTATCTTTGCAAAAAGAATTAGCAAAAGAAATTACAGATATTGATTTAAATCATATTGTTTATAAAGGTAAATTAAAGACGATCCGCAAGATTAGTCTTAGTGATTCCTCCGTTTTAGAAATTTATTTGGATAAGCTTGTTGAAAACCAAAGATATCCAGATATTCGTTTTTGGCTATCATCAATTGAGTCCACTATTTCTGTTGAATTATTTTTGGTTCTTGAGTCTTTCTTTGGTCGTGTTCCAATGTATTCAGAGCTTCTTTCTGTAGATAAAATAATTGGGGCAAAAAAAGTAAGTCCAATTTTTAAACCTTTTGAAACTCTTCAAGAAATTAAGAGTGCGAAAGAATTTATTCATAATTTTCATCATAATATAGTGATGGAGTAA
- the coaE gene encoding dephospho-CoA kinase (Dephospho-CoA kinase (CoaE) performs the final step in coenzyme A biosynthesis.) — MSKKIAITGGIGSGKSSLAKILAQRGYCVWDADIFSREVLFLPEVQSRIKTIFGDSAFISDGNLNREMIRNIIFENPKLKKDLEKILHPAMFDLFNSKMSIISKVSPSSWIFYEASLILELGRKSFFDFCIVVIADENIKIKRLNEKRNLSEEISKKIISSQMSDSEKITHADYVIDNSLSIQDLEESANKLLNYLTKNFKSQ, encoded by the coding sequence ATGTCTAAAAAAATAGCTATTACTGGAGGCATAGGCTCAGGAAAATCATCTTTAGCAAAAATATTGGCTCAAAGAGGATATTGTGTTTGGGATGCAGATATATTTTCCAGAGAAGTTTTATTTTTGCCCGAAGTACAATCAAGAATAAAAACAATATTTGGTGACTCCGCTTTTATTAGCGATGGTAATTTAAATAGAGAAATGATCCGTAATATCATTTTTGAAAATCCAAAATTAAAAAAAGATCTTGAAAAAATTTTACATCCAGCGATGTTTGATCTTTTTAATTCAAAAATGTCTATTATAAGTAAAGTTTCTCCTTCTTCATGGATATTTTATGAAGCTTCTTTAATTTTAGAATTGGGAAGAAAATCATTTTTTGATTTTTGCATTGTTGTGATTGCAGATGAAAATATTAAAATTAAAAGGTTAAATGAAAAAAGAAACTTATCTGAAGAAATTTCAAAAAAAATTATTTCTTCTCAAATGTCTGATAGTGAAAAAATTACCCATGCAGATTATGTCATTGATAATTCTTTAAGTATTCAAGATCTTGAAGAATCTGCTAATAAATTATTAAATTATTTAACTAAAAATTTTAAATCTCAATAA
- a CDS encoding PolC-type DNA polymerase III — translation MTFQNKNNRSFKPAYKTVRKEQSLPTEIITNPNRPQWLNLLPSQMDIVFFDLETTGGNPYNSSIIEIGAIKYKQGKEVARFETLINPKRHIPSIVQKITKINNEMVSKAPTIKEIFDDFIKFIGNSIIVAHGAQGDIAYLTYHMKEFKNEEFKNFYFCTHLIVSNILNEIPSKTLTGVANYFEIPILEAHNALADAEMTANVFWKLIEVCERHGFKSCDDILKIQSDAETIRKLGPGINPAIVENIPTTPGLLFVLNSHHEISYLTASSSIRKSLQQLTEIGLDREMNKIIVDASGFKFERCSSLLDSLIQEKKELKRISLSIDPRKSQSRSENFLQIFIPDDMLDYARVFPEKVPFLIPQHGELHIEEYEEDETYISENKENTNLYVTFGEQDDAVIPITRTRRNASIYKSDKFKISRRRNNDNEALVRIGHLKEGIGYCFGPFQQPKVALSEIQEIIKCFPFEHNSFTMQERFAHLRVIISLLNGNIHEEINRIEKTNKKIKAIKNFSRWLRSLNLLREIKNTTETLNTAITKQIPKSGLCLISNNDFKEFDIAIIVRGRVAKKTRLPFEQAERLKSARYFTRLFENYYDEIVSPLSPIIFTDDVCSDMELFSYWLHNRKGEGEWVDFFDLEGLYNTSIL, via the coding sequence ATGACATTTCAAAATAAGAACAACCGTTCCTTTAAGCCTGCTTATAAGACTGTTCGCAAAGAACAATCACTTCCAACTGAGATAATTACCAATCCAAACCGTCCTCAATGGTTAAATCTTTTACCATCACAAATGGATATTGTTTTTTTTGATTTAGAAACTACAGGTGGCAATCCTTATAATAGTTCCATCATAGAAATTGGAGCTATTAAATATAAACAAGGAAAAGAAGTAGCAAGATTTGAAACATTAATTAATCCTAAAAGACATATTCCAAGCATTGTTCAAAAAATTACTAAAATAAACAATGAAATGGTTTCAAAAGCACCAACAATAAAAGAAATATTTGATGACTTCATTAAATTTATTGGTAATTCAATTATAGTAGCTCATGGTGCTCAAGGAGATATTGCTTATTTAACATATCACATGAAAGAATTTAAAAACGAGGAGTTCAAAAATTTCTATTTTTGTACTCATTTAATTGTTTCAAATATATTAAATGAAATTCCTTCTAAAACACTTACTGGAGTTGCAAATTATTTTGAAATTCCAATACTTGAAGCACATAATGCACTTGCAGATGCCGAAATGACGGCAAATGTTTTTTGGAAACTTATTGAAGTGTGTGAAAGACACGGATTTAAATCCTGTGACGATATTTTAAAAATTCAATCCGATGCAGAAACAATTCGAAAATTAGGACCAGGAATTAATCCAGCTATAGTTGAAAATATTCCAACAACTCCAGGGTTATTATTTGTTTTAAATTCACATCATGAAATTTCATATTTAACTGCGAGTTCTAGCATAAGAAAATCTCTTCAGCAATTAACTGAAATTGGTCTTGATAGAGAAATGAATAAAATTATTGTTGACGCATCTGGCTTTAAATTTGAACGTTGTAGCAGTTTATTAGACTCTCTAATTCAAGAAAAAAAAGAATTAAAACGTATTTCTTTATCAATTGATCCACGAAAAAGTCAAAGTCGTAGTGAGAACTTTTTACAAATATTTATTCCCGATGACATGCTCGATTATGCAAGAGTTTTTCCAGAAAAAGTTCCTTTTTTAATTCCACAACATGGTGAACTTCATATAGAAGAATATGAAGAAGATGAAACATATATTAGCGAAAATAAAGAAAATACAAATTTATATGTTACTTTTGGCGAACAAGATGATGCTGTTATTCCAATAACAAGAACAAGACGTAACGCCTCTATTTACAAATCAGATAAATTTAAAATATCTAGAAGACGCAATAATGACAATGAAGCTTTAGTAAGAATAGGGCATCTTAAGGAAGGAATTGGTTATTGTTTTGGACCTTTTCAACAACCAAAAGTTGCATTATCCGAAATTCAAGAAATTATTAAATGTTTTCCCTTTGAACATAATTCTTTTACAATGCAAGAACGTTTCGCGCATTTAAGAGTTATTATTTCTTTATTAAATGGCAATATTCATGAAGAAATAAATAGAATAGAAAAAACAAATAAAAAAATTAAAGCTATTAAAAACTTTTCACGTTGGCTTAGAAGTTTAAATTTATTAAGAGAAATTAAAAATACTACCGAAACATTAAATACAGCCATAACGAAACAAATTCCTAAATCAGGATTGTGTTTAATATCGAATAATGATTTTAAAGAGTTTGATATTGCTATTATTGTACGAGGACGAGTTGCGAAGAAAACAAGACTTCCCTTTGAACAAGCAGAGCGTTTAAAAAGCGCAAGGTACTTCACAAGACTTTTTGAAAATTATTATGATGAAATTGTATCACCATTATCTCCAATAATTTTTACAGATGATGTTTGTTCCGATATGGAACTATTTTCGTACTGGCTTCATAATAGAAAAGGTGAAGGTGAATGGGTAGACTTCTTTGACTTAGAAGGTTTGTATAATACTTCTATTTTATAA
- a CDS encoding SurA N-terminal domain-containing protein, protein MKIKKIELFSTLICSFILLSACKSTENRPYNPNSSQTITSLAPKTPFDSNTIDGVLATVTDQVLLLSDLQQAIFISSGGQTKLLPNGRLVGGTLNTDQARQILESLINQKVLQIKAIELGFDISEEELSQRIDEFLKQRGYSESDLENQLARSGKSMEDYRKEFKSEVLKQLLIGRIISPLVNVSDDDVKNFYIQQTGSVKQISTVRLRSLLIKVSENEQNDVLNSPVVKIVAKKIEEGENFTSLVKKYSMASDVSKTEGLLPPKPVSELPSQLKDKLSNLTINQIIGPFTIGSSVFFFQYLGADFNADSEFQKNFNSWKSKLQDIKFNERLAEYLKTEKTKLKANVRPILFSK, encoded by the coding sequence ATGAAAATAAAAAAAATTGAACTTTTTTCTACTCTAATATGCTCTTTCATCCTTTTAAGTGCATGTAAATCTACCGAAAATAGACCATATAATCCAAATTCTTCTCAAACAATTACCTCTTTGGCTCCTAAAACCCCTTTTGATTCCAATACCATAGATGGCGTTTTGGCCACCGTAACAGATCAGGTTTTATTATTAAGCGACTTACAGCAAGCCATTTTTATTTCTTCAGGTGGTCAAACTAAATTACTTCCCAATGGCCGTCTTGTCGGAGGTACTTTAAATACAGATCAAGCTCGCCAAATTTTAGAATCATTAATTAATCAAAAAGTTTTGCAAATTAAAGCAATAGAACTTGGTTTTGATATTTCTGAAGAAGAACTTTCTCAGCGCATAGACGAATTTTTAAAACAACGAGGATATTCCGAATCTGACTTAGAAAATCAATTAGCGCGGTCTGGAAAGTCGATGGAAGATTATCGAAAAGAATTTAAAAGTGAAGTATTAAAACAATTATTAATTGGGAGAATCATTAGCCCATTAGTAAATGTAAGCGATGATGACGTTAAAAACTTTTACATTCAACAGACTGGCAGTGTTAAACAAATAAGCACAGTAAGATTAAGAAGTTTATTAATTAAAGTTTCTGAAAATGAACAAAATGATGTTCTAAATTCACCGGTTGTTAAAATAGTTGCTAAAAAAATAGAGGAAGGTGAAAATTTTACAAGTTTAGTAAAAAAATATTCCATGGCTTCCGATGTTTCTAAAACAGAAGGACTTCTTCCTCCAAAACCTGTCTCTGAGTTGCCTTCACAACTCAAAGATAAACTTTCTAATCTAACAATTAATCAAATAATTGGGCCATTCACGATTGGAAGCTCTGTGTTTTTCTTTCAATACTTAGGTGCTGATTTTAATGCTGATAGTGAATTTCAAAAAAACTTTAATAGTTGGAAATCAAAACTACAGGATATTAAATTTAACGAGAGACTAGCTGAGTATTTGAAAACAGAAAAAACAAAATTAAAAGCAAATGTAAGACCTATTCTATTTTCCAAATAA